The Parambassis ranga chromosome 1, fParRan2.1, whole genome shotgun sequence genome includes a region encoding these proteins:
- the rhoh gene encoding rho-related GTP-binding protein RhoH has product MDDIEEMSVKCVLVGDSAVGKTALLVRFTSETFPDTYKPTVFDNTGVAVYMDGVQINLGLWDTAGNDNFKQIRPRSYQQADVVLICYSVANPNTLASVQHKWIDEVREHLPKVPVLVVATQTDQRETGVHRGSCISAVEGRRVAREVHAKGYLECSSLSNRGVQQVFEHAVRTVVNQAKKEARRRMFSINHCKVF; this is encoded by the coding sequence ATGGACGACATAGAGGAGATGTCAGTGAAATGTGTCCTGGTTGGGGACAGTGCAGTCGGTAAGACGGCCCTGCTGGTCCGTTTCACCTCAGAGACCTTTCCGGACACCTACAAGCCCACAGTGTTTGACAACACAGGGGTGGCGGTGTACATGGATGGGGTGCAGATCAATCTGGGCCTATGGGACACGGCGGGTAACGACAACTTTAAACAAATCAGACCGAGATCCTACCAGCAGGCTGACGTCGTTCTCATTTGCTACTCTGTGGCCAACCCAAACACCCTCGCCAGTGTCCAGCACAAGTGGATTGATGAGGTTCGAGAACACCTGCCCAAGGTGCCGGTGCTGGTTGTAGCGACCCAGACGGATCAGAGGGAGACGGGGGTGCATCGGGGCAGCTGCATCTCAGCAGTAGAGGGGAGACGTGTGGCTCGGGAAGTCCACGCTAAAGGCTATCTGGAGTGCTCTTCTCTGAGTAACCGTGGTGTACAGCAGGTGTTTGAGCACGCAGTGCGGACTGTTGTTAACCAGGCCAAGAAAGAGGCCAGGAGGCGCATGTTCAGCATAAACCACTGCAAGGTCTTTTGA
- the LOC114437381 gene encoding D(1) dopamine receptor-like: MNNTTGLAPVGAGWEELPAHRALTGCVLALLIIWTLFGNFTVCAAVYRYRYLRAKVTNIFIVSLALSDLLVAVLVMPWKAVAEVAGFWPFGGFCKTWLACDIMCSTASILNLCVISVDRYWAISSPFRYERNMNKKVASVMIGVTWTVAVFISFVPVQMNWHRAEIGDPTGEDSVRHGGSDDGSCDSSLSRTYAISSSLISFYIPVAIMIVTYTRIYRIAQMQIRMISSLERAAEHAQNCRADLQELYPHLCTEISAQSYQTHVSLNPDSQPANQSHRELNVSIRKETKVLKTLSIIMGVFVCCWLPFFILNCALPFCPGPGAPEDKRGPHCVSEKTFDVFVWIGWSNSCLNPVIYAFNADFRDAFLRLLRCRRRGCLATVSTAVETMMGRNDTGHPKRESPLKVKLGVSSVTTTRGSEDSGNTTVTVFCHRGASSDQVRDTEERNDKGRLTQIPI, translated from the coding sequence ATGAATAACACAACCGGCTTGGCGCCGGTAGGAGCGGGTTGGGAGGAATTACCGGCACATCGAGCTTTAACGGGCTGCGTCCTGGCGCTGCTCATCATTTGGACGCTTTTTGGTAACTTTACAGTGTGCGCAGCCGTTTATCGCTATCGGTACCTGCGTGCCAAAGTAACCAACATCTTCATCGTGTCGCTGGCTCTGTCGGACCTCCTGGTCGCAGTGTTGGTGATGCCGTGGAAAGCTGTGGCTGAAGTGGCAGGTTTCTGGCCGTTTGGGGGGTTCTGTAAGACGTGGTTGGCCTGTGACATCATGTGCTCCACGGCCTCCATCCTCAACCTGTGCGTCATCAGCGTGGACCGATACTGGGCCATCTCCAGCCCGTTCCGCTACGAGAGGAATATGAACAAGAAAGTAGCCTCTGTTATGATCGGTGTGACCTGGACAGTAGCCGTGTTTATTTCCTTCGTTCCCGTGCAGATGAACTGGCACCGGGCGGAGATCGGTGACCCGACCGGAGAGGATTCGGTGCGTCATGGCGGGAGTGATGATGGGAGCTGTGACTCCAGCCTAAGTCGCACCTACGCCATCTCATCCTCGCTGATCAGCTTCTATATTCCTGTTGCAATCATGATCGTCACATACACCCGCATCTACCGGATAGCCCAAATGCAGATCCGAATGATCTCCTCATTGGAGCGGGCAGCGGAGCACGCGCAGAACTGCCGCGCGGACCTACAGGAACTGTATCCTCACCTGTGCACCGAAATCAGTGCTCAGTCCTATCAGACTCATGTGAGTCTTAATCCGGATTCTCAGCCCGCTAATCAGTCACACCGCGAGCTCAACGTCTCCatcagaaaagaaacaaaagtccTCAAAACTCTGAGCATCATAATgggtgtgtttgtctgctgctggcTGCCTTTCTTCATCCTCAACTGCGCTCTGCCCTTCTGTCCTGGACCAGGGGCTCCAGAGGACAAACGTGGTCCTCACTGTGTCAGTGAAAAGACCTTTGATGTCTTCGTGTGGATCGGCTGGAGCAATTCATGCCTCAATCCGGTCATCTACGCGTTCAACGCGGACTTCAGAGATGCTTTCCTGCGCCTGTTGCGTTGCCGTCGACGCGGCTGCTTGGCCACAGTGAGCACAGCGGTGGAGACGATGATGGGGAGAAACGACACCGGACACCCAAAGCGAGAGAGCCCGTTGAAGGTTAAACTGGGCGTCTCCAGTGTCACGACCACCAGGGGAAGTGAGGACAGCGGGAACACCACGGTGACCGTGTTTTGTCACAGAGGGGCAAGCTCGGACCAGGTCAGAGACACCGAGGAGAGAAACGACAAAGGCAGACTGACGCAGATACCCATATAG
- the chrna9a gene encoding neuronal acetylcholine receptor subunit alpha-9-I, with amino-acid sequence MRKASLMVWISFLVQVSHCAQGHYARKLLNDLMEGYSNALRPVEDTDKALNVSLQITLSQIKDMDERNQVLTTYLWIRQVWHDAYLKWDKEDYDDLEMINIPSDLVWKPDIVLYNKADDESSEPSSTNVKLRYNGEIIWDSPAITKSTCVVDVAYFPFDWQQCNLTFGSWTYNGNQVDISLGMDSGDLSDFVDNVEWECHGMPAVRNVMMYGCCSDPYTEITYTLLLKRRSSFYIFNLLLPCFLISFLAPLGFYLPADSGEKVSLGVTVLLALTVFQLLVAESMPPAENMPYIGKYYIATMTMITASTSLTIFIMNIHFCGAEAKPVPHWAKVLIIDYMSKIFFVYEVGENCTTPESEKTPLYPEEPMGDKLGYHDDRFHDSFYHHDSDPYKYSNGHSRHHHNKHHKNQANGSANGRPHHFNNHASRMERGEAKQEPTQRYHHIRRDELDYQAPPQLRNLQHLNGGLKEQILYPSEKLQIPACPCCCPCLQHKQVVKNIQYIANCFREQRAQCIKAAEWKKVAKVMDRFFMWIFFVMVFLMSILIIAKAS; translated from the exons ATGAGGAAGGCATCGTTGATGGTTTGGATCAGCTTTTTGGTGCAAG TGTCCCATTGTGCCCAGGGTCATTATGCCCGCAAACTTCTGAATGACCTGATGGAGGGCTATTCCAACGCTTTGAGACCTGTAGAGGACACAGACAAAGCCCTCAATGTCTCCCTGCAGATCACCCTGTCACAGATCAAAGATATG gatGAGAGGAACCAGGTCCTAACCACCTACCTGTGGATCAGGCAGGTCTGGCATGATGCCTATCTGAAGTGGGACAAGGAGGACTACGATGACCTTGAGATGATCAACATCCCAAGTGACCTTGTGTGGAAGCCGGACATTGTCCTTTACAACAA AGCAGACGATGAGTCATCAGAGCCATCCAGCACTAATGTTAAACTACGTTATAATGGAGAGATCATCTGGGATTCTCCAGCCATCACGAAGAGCACATGTGTGGTGGACGTCGCATACTTCCCATTTGACTGGCAGCAATGCAACCTCACCTTTGGCTCTTGGACCTACAATGGCAACCAG GTGGACATCAGTTTGGGCATGGACAGTGGGGACCTTTCTGACTTTGTAGACAACGTGGAGTGGGAGTGTCACGGCATGCCAGCAGTTAGGAACGTCATGATGTATGGCTGCTGCTCCGACCCTTACACGGAAATCACCTACACCCTGCTGCTGAAGCGCCGCTCCTCTTTCTACATCTTTAACCTGCTCTTGCCCTGCTTCCTCATCTCTTTCCTGGCCCCGCTGGGCTTCTATCTACCAGCTGACTCCGGAGAGAAGGTTTCACTTGGTGTGACAGTGCTGCTGGCACTCACTGTGTTCCAGTTGTTGGTGGCTGAGAGCATGCCTCCTGCAGAGAACATGCCCTACATAG GGAAGTACTACATTGCCACTATGACTATGATCACAGCCTCCACGTCCCTGACCATCTTCATTATGAACATTCATTTCTGTGGTGCTGAAGCCAAACCGGTCCCTCACTGGGCAAAGGTGCTCATCATTGACTACATGTCGAAAATCTTTTTCGTCTATGAAGTTGGGGAGAACTGTACCACACCAGAGAGTGAGAAAACCCCGTTGTACCCGGAAGAGCCCATGGGGGATAAGCTGGGCTACCATGACGATCGTTTCCATGACAGCTTCTACCATCATGACAGTGATCCATACAAGTACAGTAATGGTCACAGCAGGCATCATCACAATAAGCACCACAAAAACCAGGCGAATGGCAGCGCCAACGGGAGACCTCACCACTTTAACAACCATGCTTCCAGGATGGAGAGAGGTGAGGCAAAACAAGAGCCCACACAACGCTACCACCACATCAGGAGGGATGAATTGGACTACCAGGCCCCTCCACAACTACGAAACCTGCAGCACCTGAATGGAGGTCTTAAGGAGCAGATTCTCTACCCCTCAGAGAAACTTCAAATCCCAGCCTGCCCCTGTTGCTGCCCCTGCCTCCAACATAAACAG GTGGTGAAGAATATCCAGTACATAGCCAACTGTTTCCGTGAGCAGAGAGCCCAGTGCATCAAGGCTGCAGAGTGGAAGAAGGTTGCCAAGGTGATGGATAGGTTTTTCATGTGGATCTTCTTTGTTATGGTCTTCCTCATGAGTATCCTCATCATCGCCAAGGCATCATGA